In one Umezawaea sp. Da 62-37 genomic region, the following are encoded:
- a CDS encoding response regulator transcription factor yields MVPHPREELFSVLVVDDHPLLREAISARLTQMGAGTVHEAVSVAEARARALATGPCDLAILDLGLPDGTGIDLVTELRAQGWPRIVVLASSDDPYAVRSAFQAGAQAYLLKSASPMVVTDGVRRVLDGGVYADPSVAPVLAAGTRVPGTDNTPRELSAREVEVLQLVADGQSNKEIGEALSLSALTVKSHLSRIGRKLGTGDRAQMVALAMRAGVIR; encoded by the coding sequence ATGGTCCCGCACCCGCGGGAAGAGTTGTTCTCAGTGCTGGTGGTCGACGACCACCCACTGCTGAGGGAGGCGATATCGGCTCGGCTCACCCAAATGGGAGCCGGGACAGTGCATGAGGCCGTATCGGTTGCAGAGGCTCGGGCGCGGGCTCTGGCAACCGGTCCTTGCGACCTCGCGATCCTCGACTTGGGCCTGCCGGATGGCACCGGCATCGACCTGGTCACGGAACTCCGTGCCCAGGGCTGGCCGCGAATCGTGGTCCTCGCATCCTCCGACGACCCCTATGCGGTCCGGTCGGCTTTCCAGGCGGGCGCTCAGGCGTACCTCCTGAAGTCGGCTTCGCCCATGGTGGTCACCGACGGGGTGCGCAGGGTTCTCGACGGCGGGGTCTACGCGGATCCGAGTGTGGCTCCGGTGCTCGCTGCGGGCACCAGGGTTCCGGGCACCGACAACACGCCGCGGGAGCTTTCCGCGCGTGAGGTCGAGGTCCTCCAGCTGGTCGCCGATGGCCAGAGCAACAAGGAGATCGGCGAAGCGCTCAGCCTTTCCGCACTCACGGTGAAGTCTCACCTGAGTCGGATCGGGCGCAAGCTGGGCACCGGTGACCGGGCTCAGATGGTGGCGCTGGCCATGCGTGCCGGCGTGATCCGCTGA